In Bdellovibrio sp. GT3, one genomic interval encodes:
- a CDS encoding DUF1844 domain-containing protein, translated as MQDKMEASLSVLIMSLASSSVMAMGLAPDPSTGQTSKDKNMARFNIDLLVVLQQKTKGNLTADEAQFLDNLISDLQLKFVSV; from the coding sequence ATGCAAGATAAAATGGAAGCTTCACTCTCAGTACTAATCATGTCGCTGGCCTCTTCGTCAGTGATGGCTATGGGCCTGGCACCAGATCCATCAACAGGCCAAACATCAAAAGATAAGAACATGGCGCGTTTTAATATCGATTTACTGGTGGTCCTGCAGCAAAAAACCAAAGGGAATCTCACGGCTGACGAAGCGCAGTTTTTAGATAACCTAATTAGTGATCTACAATTAAAATTTGTTTCCGTTTAA